One Equus quagga isolate Etosha38 chromosome 5, UCLA_HA_Equagga_1.0, whole genome shotgun sequence genomic window carries:
- the WASF2 gene encoding actin-binding protein WASF2: MPLVTRNIEPRHLCRQTLPSVRSELECMTNITLANVIRQLGSLSKYAEDIFGELFTQANTFASRVSSLAERVDRLQVKVTQLDPKEEEVSLQGINTRKAFRSSTIQDQKLFDRNSLPVPVLETYNTCDTPPPLNNLTPYRDDGKEALKFYTDPSYFFDLWKEKMLQDTKDIMKEKRKHRKEKKDNPNRGNVNPRKIKTRKEEWEKMKMGQEFVESKEKLGPSGYPPTLVYQNGSIGSVENVDISSYPPPPQSDSISPPSPSFSEDNLPPPPAEFSYPADNNQRGSGLAGPKRSSVVSPSHPPPAPPLGSPPGPKPGFAPPPAPPPPPPMIGVSPPPPPGGFGSPGTPPPPSPPSFPPHPDFAAPPPPPPPPAADYPTLPPPPLSQPTGGAPPPPPPPPPPGPPPLPFSGADGQPAAPPPLSDATKPKSSLPPVSDARSDLLSAIRQGFQLRRVEEQREQEKRDVVGNDVATILSRRIAVEYSDSEDDSSEFDEDDWSD; this comes from the exons GTAAATACGCAGAGGACATTTTTGGAGAGCTCTTTACTCAGGCAAATACCTTTGCCTCTCGGGTAAGCTCTCTTGCTGAGAGGGTTGACCGCCTACAAGTTAAAGTCACTCAGCTGGATCCCAAGGAAGAAGAAG TGTCACTACAAGGAATCAACACCCGAAAGGCCTTCAGAAGCTCTACCATTCAAGACCAGAAGCTTTTTGACAGAAACTCTCTCCCCGTACCTGTCTTGGAAACATACAACACCTGTGATACTCCTCCACCTCTCAACAATCTTACCCCTTACAG GGACGATGGGAAAGAGGCACTCAAATTCTACACAGACCCTTCGTACTTCTTTGATCTTTGGAAGGAGAAGATGCTGCAGGACACCAAGGATatcatgaaagagaagagaaagcatagG aaagaaaagaaagataatccAAATCGAGGGAATGTAAACCCACGTAAAATCAAGACGCGTaaggaagagtgggagaaaatgaaGATGGGACAAGAATTTGTGGAATCCAAAGAAAAGCTGGGGCCTTCTGG GTATCCACCCACCTTGGTGTACCAGAATGGCAGCATTGGCTCTGTTGAAAATGTGGACATAAGCAGCTACCCACCACCGCCACAGTCAGACTCCATTTCTccaccttctccttccttctctgaggaCAACTTGCCTCCCCCACCAGCAGAATTCAG CTACCCAGCAGACAACAACCAAAGAGGGTCTGGCCTAGCAGGACCCAAAAGATCTAGTGTGGTCAGCCCAAGCCATCCACCACcagctcctcctctgggctctccACCAGGCCCCAAGCCCGGGTTTGCTCCACCACCGGCCCCTCCGCCTCCACCTCCGATGATAGGTGTTTCACCCCCGCCACCGCCTGGAGGATTTGGGTCTCCAGggaccccaccaccaccttcaccCCCGTCTTTCCCACCTCACCCTGATTttgctgcccctcctcctcctcccccaccgcCTGCAGCTGACTACCCAACTCTGCCACCACCTCCCTTGTCCCAACCAACAGGAGGagcacctccccctcccccgccaccgCCTCCCCCtgggccccctcctctccctttcagTGGTGCAGATGGCCAGCCTGCCGCACCACCACCACTTTCTGATGCCACCAAGCCCAAGTCCTCTTTGCCTCCTGTGAGTGATGCCCGCAGCGACTTGCTTTCAGCCATCCGTCAAG GCTTTCAGCTGCGCAGGGTTGAGGAGCAGCGGGAACAAGAGAAGCGGGATGTCGTGGGTAATGATGTGGCCACCATCTTGTCACGTCGCATTGCTGTTGAGTACAGCGACTCAGAAGATGACTCCTCTGAGTTTGATGAGGACGACTGGTCGGATTAA
- the GPR3 gene encoding G-protein coupled receptor 3 — MLWGASSPLAWLSAGPGNVNVSSVGSAEGTTGPAAPLPSPKAWDVVLCISGTLVSCENALVVAIIVGTPAFRAPMFLLVGNLAVADLLAGLGLVLHFAAVFCIGSEEMSLVLVGVLAMAFTASVGSLLAITVDRYLSLYNALTYYSETTVTRTYVMLALVWGGALGLGLLPVLAWNCRDARATCGVVYPFSKNHLVVLAVAFFMVFGIMLQLYAQICRIVCRHAQQIALQRHLLPATHYVATRKGIATLAVVLGAFAACWLPFTVYCLLGDAHSLPLYTYLTLLPATYNSMINPIIYAFRNQDVQKVLWAVCCGCSSSKILFRSRSPSDV; from the coding sequence ATGCTGTGGGGTGCAAGCAGCCCCCTGGCTTGGCTCTCTGCTGGCCCAGGCAACGTGAACGTCAGCAGTGTGGGCTCAGCAGAGGGGACCACAGGCCCAGCTGCACCGCTGCCCTCACCCAAGGCCTGGGACGTAGTGCTGTGCATCTCGGGCACCCTGGTGTCCTGTGAGAACGCGCTGGTGGTGGCCATCATTGTGGGCACTCCTGCCTTCCGTGCCCCCATGTTCCTGCTGGTGGGCAACCTGGCCGTGGCAGACCTGctggcaggcctggggctggTCCTGCACTTTGCCGCTGTCTTCTGCATTGGCTCAGAGGAGATGAGCCTGGTGCTGGTTGGCGTCCTGGCGATGGCCTTTACCGCCAGCGTTGGCAGTCTACTGGCCATCACCGTTGATCGCTATCTTTCTCTGTACAATGCCCTCACCTACTACTCAGAGACAACCGTGACACGGACCTATGTGATGCTGGCCCTAGTGTGGGGGGGCGCactgggcctggggctgctgccTGTGCTGGCCTGGAACTGCAGGGATGCCCGGGCCACGTGTGGCGTGGTATATCCATTCTCCAAGAACCATCTGGTGGTCCTGGCTGTTGCCTTCTTCATGGTGTTTGGCATCATGCTGCAGCTCTATGCCCAGATCTGCCGCATCGTCTGCCGCCATGCCCAGCAGATTGCCCTCCAGAGGCACCTGCTGCCCGCCACCCACTACGTGGCCACCCGCAAGGGCATCGCCACACTGGCCGTGGTGCTTGGCGCCTTTGCCGCCTGCTGGCTGCCCTTCACTGTCTACTGCCTGCTGGGTGAtgcccactccctgcccctcTACACCTATCTCACCCTTCTCCCTGCCACCTACAACTCCATGATCAACCCCATCATCTATGCCTTCCGCAACCAGGACGTGCAGAAGGTGTTGTGGGCCGTCTGCTGCGGCTGTTCTTCTTCCAAGATCCTTTTCCGATCCCGTTCCCCCAGTGATGTCTAG
- the CD164L2 gene encoding CD164 sialomucin-like 2 protein translates to MAAPGPRALRAALCGGCCCLLLCAQLAVAGKGALGFGRGALLRRNIWPAVRGACKQLKLCEHCVEAGRAHNLSGCVWEQCPQEEPGRCVAPAEVVKEGCSVYNHSESCPAAHHHPTYEPKTITTGSPPVPEAQNPGFDGASFIGGVVLVLSLQAVAFFVLRFLKAKDSTYQTL, encoded by the exons ATGGCCGCGCCGGGACCCCGCGCCCTCCGGGCTGCGCTCTGTGGcggctgctgctgcctcctcctgtGTGCCCAGCTCGCTGTGGCTG GTAAAGGAGCTCTGGGCTTTGGGCGGGGAGCCCTGCTTCGCAGGAACATCTGGCCAGCTGTCCGAGGGGCCTGCAAACAGCTGAAGCTCTGTGAGCATTGTGTGGAGGCGGGCAGAGCACACAACCTCTCTGGCTGTGTGTGGGAGCAATGTCCGCAGGAGGAACCAG GACGCTGTGTGGCCCCAGCTGAGGTGGTCAAAGAAGGTTGCTCTGTCTACAACCACTCAGAGTCGTGTCCAG CTGCCCACCATCACCCCACCTATGAACCAAAGACAATCACAACAG GAAGCCCCCCGGTCCCCGAAGCCCAGAACCCTGGCTTTGACGGGGCCAGCTTCATTGGGGGCGTAGTGCTGGTGCTGAGCCTGCAGGCAGTGGCCTTCTTTGTCTTGCGCTTCCTCAAGGCCAAGGACAGCACCTACCAGACACTGTGA